Below is a genomic region from Rosa chinensis cultivar Old Blush chromosome 5, RchiOBHm-V2, whole genome shotgun sequence.
TTACTTGAATATGAAGAAATAAGATATGATTAAATAACCAGTCAACCTTCATTCCTTACTCCTTTACCCAGCCAGCCTTGGCTTGCTGTCTTTGTCTCTCTATTGGAATTGTATAATTGACAAATCCTCTGTGCAATCCCTGACTGAAAGGTTCACCAATTCCTCTTGATTGAAATAGGATCAGTTGACCAAGTGTTCCTCCTACTTTGTACTTTTTCTTCAAAAACCCAAACACTCTGATCCATTCCCATTCAACCCTTTCCAAATTTTAATCCCAAGTTGCCAAATCATCTGCATATTCTCCCTGATCCTCATCTGGGTTCTCAACCTTTTCCTTGAATTATCACTCTTCCACTCAGCCTTTTATCATTTCTGATCCAAAAGTCTCTCTCACTTTTTCTCTCAAATTCAGTCTATTTCAGCTCATCCTTTCCCAATTCAGCAGTCTCCCCATTTGGGTCTTCTCTATTCCTTGAAAAGATTCAATCTTTGCTCTCATACAAATCCATATCTGCAAATTCAGTACAGTGGTCCTTTTGGGAATAAGGCCAAATGGGCAAGTGTCTGAGCAAAAGCAGAGACCCAGAGCCACAACATAATGGGTACAGATCAGGAGGAGGAGCTGGACAACATTACCAAAAACCCCGTGAGCCAGTTTCTCACCAATCCAAGGCCTCTGTTCAGCAACATCATCAATTACCAGAGAAGCGTGTCATGGCAGCCCATCAAGAACCCCAACCAGCTTGGAAGCCGTCTGTTCCAGCCAGAAACCCCAAACCAGTTCTCAGGCCAGACACAATTCTGGGGAAGCCATATGAGGATGTTAAGTTGCACTACACCTTGGGAAAAGAGTTGGGTAGAGGGCAATTTGGGGTCACATATCTTTGTACTGACATTTCAACTGGGAGGAAATATGCTTGCAAGTCAATCTCAAAGAGGAAGCTGGTGACCAAAAATGACAAGGAGGATATAAAGAGGGAGATTCAGATTATGCAGCATTTGAGTGGGCAGCCAAACATTGTGGAGTTCAAGGGATCTTATGAGGATAAGCAGTCTGTGCATGTTTGTATGGAGCTTTGTGCAGGTGGTGAGCTTTTTGATAGGATTATTGCAAAGGGTCATTACAGTGAGAGAGCAGCTTCTGCAATATGCAGGTCAATTGTGAGTGTTGTGCATATCTGTCATTTCATGGGTGTGATGCATAGAGACCTCAAGCCTGAGAATTTCTTGCTGTCTAGCAAGGATGAGAATGCCCTTCTCAAGGCTACCGATTTCGGGTTGTCAGTGTTCATTGAAGAAGGTAATTTGCCTAAGCTTTTGTTTAGTTGGCCATTTGTGAATTTTTGAAAGGAGCATTGTATAGTTGCAGCATTTGCTTGAAGTTCAATCATTTTCACTAGGAAGACTAATTGGTTTATATCATAGGATTAGGTGAATTGTGCATTTTCTATTCATCTAAAACTAGGTTGCTTGATAAACGTATGTTTTAATAGTTTAATGCTAGACCTATGGCCAAGTCTATTCACAGTTAGCTGGATTTCATTAAGATATTATTAAGTTTGACAGGAGACTAGCCAATTTGGATTTAAAAATCTTTGTGATGAGTGGGGATTGTTTAACTGGCTATTCAGATGGTAGATAGTCACTTTATGAAAATCTTCTGGTAAATATGGAATTATTACTTTTAATTAGTGGCAGATATTGAGTTTTTCTTTTCAGGGAGGTAAAGTGGAATTGAATTCCATCAACTCTGGAGATCACTGCTTCTATATTTGCATttacagtggtgttcacctggtcagtagCTGACCAAAGAAAGTATATGCTCAATCACCCTTGAATGTAAATCCAATGGTTGAAAACAAACAACTCAACTTAAAAATAATTCTTTccaccattggatttacatccaagggtggttgaacATGGTTTTCTTGGTCAGTTACTGACCAGGTGGACATCTTACTTTGCATTTATTGTGCCATGATTGATACATGATACACCAAGCAGTTTCTATTGTCATATTTCCATCTTGGCCTGGATCATTTTTGGCAATTGAAGAGTACTAATGTCACTGAAAAAAATTGGTGAAAGAAGAGTCAGAATATGCAATGTAGATGTTGTATTCGTTACAGTATCTTTAGACTGCAGGATAGTGAAGAATATTTGACTAATGAGCATGATGCTTGAACATTAGACTGAGCCAATGAATGTTGCAGCCTAGTCTGGAATATCTCTGTGTATGGACCACTGACTATTGTGTTTACACCGTGGCTTGTATTTGTACTGTTTGTTGAACTGAGTTTGTTCCTTGAAACTTTCTAAATATTCAATTTGGTTTGCTCTTTCTAATATACTCTGTAGTTACATGGACTTCATAGTTATCCCTTGAGACAACATCATGGAAAGATGTATATCTTAAGATCAGTGAATTGTCTTTATAACTGACGAACCGGATTCAACCGGTAATTCGCGACTTTTGTCCTCAACTACCACAGAGTAGATTCTGTAATTGAGAGTAATTAGCTGCCTATATAAGTAGTATGTATGACAAGTGACAACTATTGGCCTTTCAGTACGTGATTTTTGCTTTTACATATGTTCCATTGCCAGGAAAGGTGTATCGTGATATAGTTGGGAGTGCTTATTATGTTGCTCCTGAAGTACTACGGCGCAGATACGGCAAGGAAATAGATATCTGGAGTGCAGGAGTTATCCTGTATATTTTACTAAGTGGAGTACCTCCATTTTGGGCTGGTAAAAACACAGTTCTATTTTTGATTTGATAAACATGAAATGATTTTTTCCTATTTTAGGTTCTGTATTTTTAACTTAGTGGATTAAGAGTTTTTAATGACTGGTTCAGAATCGGAGAAGGGAATATTTGATGCCATATTGGAAGGAGTGATCGACTTTGATAGTGCGCCGTGGCCAACAATATCACAGAGTGCTAAGGACCTGGTCCGGAGGATGCTGACACAAGACCCTAAAAAGCGAATTACTTCAGCTCAGGTCTTAGGTATATTTCTCTTGAGCAACAGTTGTATTTGTGATTAAGTACCGAAAAGCTTATAATTCCACTATGGTTTTAACTATTTTAGTTTGAATTTCGTGCAATCACATTACTGTTCAGTAGAAGAACCCTTGTGCGTGACTAGCAGATAACTATGGATTGGTTCTTTCTGCGAGGTTTCACAATCAAATATATGGAATTACATAGGTGTCATATCCACCAAATGCACAAGAGAAGGTCCCAGTATTTTAATCAAAAGTGTTTTCAGTTCTGACTGTAGACAAATTAGTTACCCTAAAAGGAGTATATGACAACATATGAACACATGTCAAGTTAACACACACTAGTACTTTGCATTAAAAGTTTCATGGCATATCATTATGTAAGTAATAATGTATATCTTGTGCAACTCTTTGTGAAAAGTTCACTTTCACTATAAACCTAGATTTTCAAGAAGTAAAAATCTAGTAGAGTATTATTTTGGTATTGGCTCATTTCTATCTTTTCAAACATATACACCTTGTTCCTGTAATTACTAATCATGGTTGATTTTGTCATTTCTGGAATTACCGTTCTCTTTCCCTTTGCATTAACATTTTACTTATGTTGGGTGTGCTTCTCTTTGTAACTGAAATTCTTGTATTTGGATGTTCATCATAGAGCACCCGTGGCTCAAAGAAGAAGCATCAGACAAACCCATAGACAGCGCAGTGCTTTCTAGAATGAAGCAGTTTAGAGCAATGAACAAACTGAAAAAACTTGCATTGAAGGTAGGTCTATCCAGCGGCTACGTGCATGGAGTACTTTCGATTTTGTTTCTGTGATCTAGTTTATAGGCATCTGAATCACTAAAGAAATCCATTTGGTGATCTGCTAACAAATTACGAATTTGATTATACTACAGGTTATTGCCGAAAATCTTTCTGAAGAAGAAATCCATGGGCTTAAGGCAATGTTTGCAAACATGGATACTGACAAGAGTGGAACCATCACTTATGATGAATTGAAGTCAGGATTGGCTCGACTTGGCTCTAAGCTGACTGAGGCTGAAGTCAAGCAGCTAATGGAAGCTGTAAGCTATTACTGAATATTCCAACTTTTTGTTACATTCTGCATCCTACCCAACTCATATTCTGTTATTTGCACTCAGGCTGATGTGGATGGGAATGGAGCAATTGACTACATTGAATTCATTACTGCTACAATGCACAGACACAAGCTAGAGAGGGACGAACATCTTTACAAAGCCTTCCAATATTTTGACACAGACAACAGCGGGTAAGCTCTTCTATCCAAGAATTATCCACATTTCTTTAATCTTTATATCCAGAGGACTGGAAAGTCTCTACTGTCGCACGTAATAACATTTTTTGTGGCAATTGACCTCAACTCTCCTCTTCTGGTTCTGGGTTTTCTCAGTCCATTTGTCAATCTAAACTCTTTAAAATCTCTAAAACAGTAATTTATAGTCTCATACAAGATTGCATGCTACTTTATGTTTGCAAACATGCATCTCTACTTAGTTTGGGGCACAGGGGATAGTTGAATTGGTTTGAATTTCATGAGTAAACAGAGTGAAAGAGTTCCATTGAAAATTGATGAGATATGGCTCAAGAGACATTGGTATCCAACTATCCGTTAACTAGCTAATGCTTTTGTCCTTTTGACAGGTTTATTACTAGAGATGAGCTAGAAAAAGCTATGAAAGAGTATGGTATGGGTGACGAAGCCACAATTAGGGATATAATATCTGAAGTAGATACAGATAATGTAAGTTAATCAATCTTTTTCCAGACTGATCATTTTCTTCATCCATTTGTCTGTATTATCATATACTCATTATTAGTCAATTCTGTTGGTTATACAGGATGGTAGGATCAACTATGAGGAGTTCTGCACGATGATGAGAAGTGGAACCCAACAGCAGGGCAAGCTATTCTAACTCTTTGTGTTGTGATTCTCTTACTGCTGCGAGCAACCATTTAGTTCCACTGCCAGGCATATATGTGTAAATTGAGGGGCTATATGCTTAGATTGGATGGCACTTTGAGCCATACAAGTAGACAATGCTTGCTTTCATTACTCTCCAGCAATTATAGATAGTTGCCATGAAGATAAAGCTCTTCGTTTGCACTGCTTTCGAGTTACAAGTGGTACGGTTGTGCATTACAAAGTTATCAGCTTATATGtttgtattttctttatttttgacTTCATTTTGGTCAGTTGATATTTTGAGGAATAATTGAAGATAAAGCTTCTTTTTAGCTTGTAAGTTCGTCTGTGGTTCATGCTTTCATGTGTTTTTTTAAACCTAGCATTTCTAGGAGATGCTTGCTTATAATTCCTTTGTTTAATTTGAGCCTCATTGCTCTCTGAATTTCTGATAATACCAAGTGAATAGGAAAAAATGCTATATTTGAAGGGCATTGGCTAACCATCATTAGGCATCATCATAATCGAGTTCTATTATAGTTCTAATTTAAGCCCGTTCTTGCGCTATGGCCTTGGAGCTGAATTATAGTTCTGAGCACTTTTGTCCTGATCCACTTTGCTGCTGCAGCAGAACTCTTAATTCTCATAGCTGAAGTCTCTCTTCAGTCCTCGAACTGTTGTCAGGTACTTCCATCAGGTTGGATGCTCAAGACTCCTTCAGGAATCTTAGGAAACGTACTTTCAAAGAGCATTCAATCTCGCATAAAAGAATAGCCTGGTTAGTTCAAGAACACTCTTGTCCAATTTCACGTTGTCCTTCTCGCTATACAATGACTACAATGGAACTTAAGGTCTCGTTTGACTTGCAGAAAGAAAAGTAATTGTTTTTTCAAAGCGAATAGTTTTttattccgatgtttggtaacatAAGGAAAATTATCCAAAAAGTTGTTtaaaagtttgtaattaatggcataaaataatgtgttgtgagtaataaatgtaaTGAAAGAATGGAAAAGTGATTCCATTGGAATATGAAAGGAACTATTTCCCCCTATTTTCCTTCGCTTCAAGAAAGTATTttatttccttttgcatcccaaatgcAAGAAAGTAGCAACTTTCCATTTCCGATGCTTACTTTCTGCGAATCAAACAAGGTCAAAGCataaaagagaaggaatttttaAATAACTAAAGAAACCACCTTTTAATCGAGAAGATAATAATAATTGGTTAACATATGGGGATAATTGCCGGTACATAAAGGAATGCagttcatttttcatttttaatattAGTTATAAGGGAAACAATTTTGTTACAATTTTGTTGATGGCAATTTGCCTATTTAGAAtcatatttttccttttttttttgagaaaatagataacttcattcatttatctatggccagaaggcacgtacatcggatgctgtctcataccaaaatcataaatggcaCAAGCTACCGAGCAAAggacaggtgaccctcactgttaacaaatatgctcttatatTTGAGCCTAACTACAAGAAAACGAATCCTCACTACTAACCTCTATTTGAAAAGTAAACCTAGTctcctagagacctcaattggtgtacaactagagaaaactAATAtgaagacctcaattggtgtacaactagagaaaactAATATGAAAGTAATAGAGGACCAACTTTCTAGTAATAGGCAAGAAGACCAGGAAAACCTAAAGCTTTCCTTTGCCCTTTTCTCGAGCCTCCAGCTGTAGGGTAATGATCCTCCgggatcccaaatacgaaaccctGAAGAAAAGGAGCCTATTCGCAGGGTCCACCAAAGAGCCCAATGCCAAAAGGTACTCAGAGCAGGTTTGATTTTAGCCTCAAAGCTGATTTGGGCCACCACAATCTTTTGGGCTTCCAAAATGATTTGAGCACCCAAACTGATTTGGGCCCCCAAAACGATCTGCCCACCCCACTTACCGCTCCACTGCCAAGCACGTCTGACGCCGTCGCTACCACTCCAGATGTAGCCATTGCCATCGACTCAGACACCCCACCAGCGTGCTCTGCATATTCCAAAACCTGATTCGCTTCATGGTGCACGACGACAATCTCCGCCACATCCATAAGTTGGAGTGCAAAGGCCGACGCCGCCATCAATTGAAGTTTGGCCGTTTGGATCAGGGTCCAGAGGTCACACAACCGCCACACAGGACCTCTCAACTCTTGGCTTCCAGATTGTATGTGTCGGTCATTCCCTACTGCGAACCACCCAAACTTGACCTGGCCTTGCCTCGGCCTGATTCGATACGACCATTCTTCCACCCAATCCCCATTGAGTCTGATCAGACCGGAGCACCGATCCATAACCCTCACATCACCTATTTCCTTCCGGCCAGAGATGATGAGTAACCTAGGGCATGGTAGGGTGGTCGCCGCCTAAGGTCGGTTTCTGAGTGTCATCAACAGATGACGTAAAGGGAGGCCGATACCGGCCGCTATGACTGAGGCTAGGCCGCCATTGAAACTAGGTTGAGAGGAAAGCTCTCCTAGGGTTTTGGCTCATCAAGGTTATGGAAGATAGTGTGAGGTAGAATCATATTTTTCCTTAGCCAAATTGGATTCGATAAAAGTAGGGGGCTTAAGAATCCAATGGTTGTCTTCGGGGTTTGATAAAGCATGTGTAGCAAGGATCTCAGCAACAACATTAGCCCTCTGGTGAACAAGAGAAAATGTAGACTGCTGAAAGCGGCGTGACATATATTGAATCTCACTAATGATCTGACtgaatgaggaggaggaggaggaggaaaaggaggagaaggaggtgaaggaggagatggaggaAGTGTCAGAATCTTCAGAAGCAGTGGAAGTTTGCAGAGCATTCACAATACGTACGGAGTCACCCTCAAAACAAACTCGCTGCCAACCAAGTTCCTTAGCCAGACACAGAGCTTCCAGTGCCGCCATTGCCACCGCACCGTCCTCCGATTCAACATTAACTAACCTACACTTTGCTGCCACAAAACGTCCTTTTGTATCTCGAGCAACCATACCTAGACCTCCCTTCCTCACAGTATAGGCACCATCATAATTTACCTTAAGATGACCCTCAGCTGGACGGGACCAAATGACTTGCAGCACACTAGGTGGGCTTGGAATAAGATCTATAGCTGTTACCATAAGTGGATCCCTGATTTCATCCAGGGACAACTCGGGGTTTGATACTTGATCTGCGATCTCATTAACGATG
It encodes:
- the LOC112164522 gene encoding calcium-dependent protein kinase 2, whose amino-acid sequence is MGKCLSKSRDPEPQHNGYRSGGGAGQHYQKPREPVSHQSKASVQQHHQLPEKRVMAAHQEPQPAWKPSVPARNPKPVLRPDTILGKPYEDVKLHYTLGKELGRGQFGVTYLCTDISTGRKYACKSISKRKLVTKNDKEDIKREIQIMQHLSGQPNIVEFKGSYEDKQSVHVCMELCAGGELFDRIIAKGHYSERAASAICRSIVSVVHICHFMGVMHRDLKPENFLLSSKDENALLKATDFGLSVFIEEGKVYRDIVGSAYYVAPEVLRRRYGKEIDIWSAGVILYILLSGVPPFWAESEKGIFDAILEGVIDFDSAPWPTISQSAKDLVRRMLTQDPKKRITSAQVLEHPWLKEEASDKPIDSAVLSRMKQFRAMNKLKKLALKVIAENLSEEEIHGLKAMFANMDTDKSGTITYDELKSGLARLGSKLTEAEVKQLMEAADVDGNGAIDYIEFITATMHRHKLERDEHLYKAFQYFDTDNSGFITRDELEKAMKEYGMGDEATIRDIISEVDTDNDGRINYEEFCTMMRSGTQQQGKLF
- the LOC112164523 gene encoding disease resistance protein RUN1-like isoform X1 — protein: MAWSTDAAAGSSPSSSIPISYKYDVFLNFRGEDTRTTFTSHLYTALRNKGIKTFIDNGLKRGEVISRALFKAINESRISVIVFSENYAASTWCLDELVEILECRESKGQMVRPIFYKVKPSDVRHLRGAFGEALAQHELDFKHDTITVRRWGAALSEAANLSGWPCMDQDESRFIKRIVNEIADQVSNPELSLDEIRDPLMVTAIDLIPSPPSVLQVIWSRPAEGHLKVNYDGAYTVRKGGLGMVARDTKGRFVAAKCRLVNVESEDGAVAMAALEALCLAKELGWQRVCFEGDSVRIVNALQTSTASEDSDTSSISSFTSFSSFSSSSSSSFSQIISEIQYMSRRFQQSTFSLVHQRANVVAEILATHALSNPEDNHWILKPPTFIESNLAKEKYDSTSHYLP